One genomic segment of Devosia sp. includes these proteins:
- a CDS encoding metalloregulator ArsR/SmtB family transcription factor: protein MNEKQALAAFSAMAQETRLRIVRMLVESGPEGLPAGAISEAVGATSSGASFHLAQLERAGLIQSHRESRSIIYSASFDGLANLIAFLMQDCCSGRAEVCGPAANVAATCLASSQGAGCDC, encoded by the coding sequence ATGAATGAAAAGCAGGCTCTCGCCGCATTTTCTGCCATGGCACAGGAAACGCGACTGCGCATCGTGCGCATGCTCGTCGAATCCGGTCCGGAGGGCTTGCCCGCAGGTGCGATAAGCGAGGCCGTGGGGGCGACGTCGTCCGGCGCCTCGTTTCACCTTGCTCAGCTTGAAAGAGCCGGGCTGATCCAGTCACACCGCGAGTCTCGTTCGATTATCTATTCGGCCAGCTTTGACGGGTTGGCGAACCTTATCGCTTTCCTCATGCAAGACTGCTGCTCGGGCCGCGCCGAAGTCTGCGGACCGGCCGCCAATGTTGCGGCAACCTGCCTTGCCAGTTCACAAGGGGCCGGATGTGACTGCTGA
- a CDS encoding TIM barrel protein has protein sequence MKLSACIEWLFSDATGNFVERIRLAKKAGLDAVEFWFWSNKDIDAIERALAETGMSLSGFVAEPKIALTDPANREVFLLGLATSVQTARRLGAKVLIAQAGDDLAGRSREEQRQSLVETLRAAADVLEGSGVRLGLEPLNTLIDHKGYYLGSTVEGLDIVEAVARPEIGIVYDLYHSAVMGEKTEEVLAGRVGHVIHVHVADHPGRNDPGQGGIDLDQRLKWLFANGYSGAVGLEYRPAGSTADALPGVRAALGAAG, from the coding sequence ATGAAGCTCTCCGCCTGTATCGAATGGCTGTTTTCGGACGCCACCGGCAATTTCGTCGAGCGAATCCGGTTGGCCAAGAAGGCCGGTCTGGATGCGGTGGAATTCTGGTTTTGGAGCAACAAGGACATCGACGCGATCGAGCGTGCCCTGGCTGAAACAGGGATGAGCCTGAGCGGCTTTGTCGCCGAACCCAAGATTGCCCTGACGGACCCCGCGAACCGGGAGGTCTTTCTGCTAGGGCTCGCGACATCCGTACAAACCGCCCGGAGGCTGGGCGCGAAGGTGCTCATCGCCCAGGCTGGCGACGACCTGGCGGGCCGCAGCCGCGAGGAACAGCGGCAAAGCCTGGTCGAAACCTTGCGTGCGGCGGCCGATGTGCTTGAGGGCAGCGGTGTGCGGCTTGGCCTCGAGCCGCTCAACACGCTCATCGACCACAAGGGCTATTATCTGGGCTCGACCGTGGAAGGGCTCGATATCGTCGAGGCGGTGGCGCGGCCGGAAATCGGCATCGTCTATGATCTCTATCATTCGGCGGTGATGGGGGAGAAGACCGAAGAGGTGCTGGCCGGACGGGTCGGTCATGTGATCCATGTCCATGTCGCAGATCACCCCGGCCGCAATGATCCCGGCCAAGGCGGGATCGATCTCGACCAGAGACTCAAGTGGTTGTTCGCAAATGGGTATTCGGGCGCCGTGGGGCTTGAATACCGGCCGGCAGGCTCCACCGCCGACGCCCTGCCCGGCGTGCGCGCGGCATTGGGCGCGGCAGGTTAA
- a CDS encoding ABC transporter ATP-binding protein, with amino-acid sequence MSRLEALGIEAGYADTRVLDAVDLVIPDGQVTILIGPNGCGKSTLLKTMARILVPTHGHVLLDGKTIHTLNTRAVAASLGLLPQGPIAPEGLTVRELVAQGRFPHQSLLRQWTEKDEDAVNGAMATAGVTDFADRAVDTLSGGQRQRCWVAMVLAQETELILLDEPTTFLDLKVQVDLMDLLTGLAHERGRTLVIVLHELSLAAAYADHLVMMKDGEIVASGRPDDIFTADRLKHVFGLDANVLRDPVSGRLVCVPFGARRRVVEAAQ; translated from the coding sequence ATGAGCAGATTGGAAGCTCTGGGGATCGAGGCAGGCTACGCCGATACGCGCGTGCTCGATGCAGTCGATCTCGTCATTCCCGACGGACAAGTCACAATCCTGATCGGCCCCAATGGCTGCGGGAAGTCCACCCTGCTCAAGACCATGGCACGTATTCTGGTGCCCACGCACGGCCATGTGCTGCTCGATGGCAAGACTATTCACACGCTCAATACAAGGGCCGTCGCGGCCAGCCTCGGCCTCCTGCCGCAAGGCCCGATCGCGCCCGAGGGTCTGACCGTTCGTGAGCTGGTCGCACAGGGGCGCTTTCCGCATCAATCCCTGCTGCGCCAATGGACGGAGAAGGACGAAGACGCTGTCAACGGAGCCATGGCCACGGCAGGCGTCACGGACTTCGCCGATCGTGCCGTGGATACCCTGTCCGGCGGCCAGCGTCAGCGCTGTTGGGTGGCCATGGTGCTGGCCCAGGAAACCGAGTTGATCCTGCTCGACGAGCCCACGACATTTCTCGATCTCAAGGTTCAGGTCGATCTGATGGACCTGCTGACCGGTCTTGCGCATGAGCGCGGCCGCACGCTGGTCATCGTCCTGCACGAACTCAGCCTTGCCGCAGCCTATGCCGATCACCTGGTGATGATGAAGGACGGCGAGATCGTCGCCTCGGGCCGGCCCGACGATATCTTTACCGCTGACCGGCTAAAGCACGTCTTCGGGCTCGATGCCAACGTCCTGCGCGATCCCGTCAGCGGCCGGCTGGTCTGTGTGCCCTTCGGGGCGCGACGCCGCGTGGTCGAGGCCGCGCAATGA
- a CDS encoding iron ABC transporter permease has protein sequence MTIAAVPVTVKHPVRAWSGVPILLAALAGVFLLHIAVGAKQLPIATVVDALIRFDPTIFDHVIVQNLRLPRAVLAVIVGACLSLAGALMQGVTRNPLADPGLLGLTAGAAFAVVVAHSVFGFTAMALTPWIAMAGALGAAVLVYGISLMVPGGPTPLSMTLAGAAVSAFLGTIISVIHLLNQDTFENLRVWLTGSLSGRDITLLWYVGPPMLVAIIAGVLLAPRVTALAMGDEVAQGLGVRTGPLKLQLLAVVVVLTACSVALVGPLGFIGLVIPHVVRLYVGSDYRWIVPYSALVGAAYLVSVDVIARVAIPPREISTGIITALVGAPLFVHLVRRRTR, from the coding sequence ATGACCATCGCTGCCGTCCCGGTCACAGTAAAACACCCGGTGCGTGCCTGGAGCGGCGTGCCGATCCTGCTGGCTGCGCTGGCCGGGGTATTCCTGCTGCACATTGCCGTGGGCGCCAAGCAATTGCCGATCGCCACCGTGGTGGATGCGCTGATCCGGTTCGATCCGACCATTTTCGACCACGTCATCGTGCAGAACCTGCGCTTGCCGCGCGCGGTTCTGGCGGTGATCGTGGGCGCGTGCCTCTCGCTGGCCGGAGCGCTCATGCAGGGCGTGACCCGCAATCCATTGGCAGATCCGGGCCTCCTGGGGCTGACAGCGGGCGCCGCCTTTGCGGTGGTCGTGGCGCATTCGGTGTTCGGGTTCACGGCCATGGCCTTGACCCCGTGGATCGCCATGGCCGGCGCGCTCGGCGCAGCCGTGCTGGTCTATGGCATTTCCTTGATGGTTCCGGGCGGGCCGACCCCGCTCAGCATGACTCTTGCCGGTGCAGCCGTCAGTGCATTTCTCGGCACGATAATTTCGGTCATTCACCTGCTCAATCAGGACACGTTCGAGAATCTCCGGGTCTGGTTGACCGGATCGTTGTCCGGGCGCGACATTACCTTGCTCTGGTATGTCGGCCCGCCGATGCTGGTGGCGATCATCGCCGGCGTACTGCTTGCCCCACGGGTCACGGCGCTGGCCATGGGCGATGAAGTTGCCCAGGGCCTGGGCGTGCGGACCGGCCCGCTGAAGCTGCAATTGCTTGCCGTCGTCGTCGTGCTCACCGCCTGCTCGGTGGCGCTGGTGGGCCCGCTCGGTTTCATCGGTCTCGTCATCCCCCATGTGGTGCGCCTCTATGTAGGGTCGGACTATCGCTGGATCGTGCCCTATTCGGCGCTGGTCGGGGCGGCCTATCTCGTTTCCGTGGATGTGATCGCCCGCGTCGCCATCCCGCCGCGCGAGATCTCCACAGGCATCATCACCGCCCTGGTCGGTGCTCCGCTATTCGTCCATCTGGTCCGCCGGAGGACCCGCTGA
- a CDS encoding iron ABC transporter permease, with amino-acid sequence MSSANPPSQFVLRSPAERIALRLPVRGTVFAGLLVVCLTLVSCVSLATGSYGVALSEVWETLRGVTISRAIDNVVWEFRFPRTICAALVGAMMALSGAVLQNATRNSLADPSLVGISQGAALAVVGLTVMFPELDTGLRPWIAFAGSILVAAAIRALSHTRQGGSTIRFILMGIGLSAFISSLTSILLTYGQIDRAMAALAWLAGSINAASWNDVWTLAGWTAVLFPALMLISRSMSAMRFGEAAATGLGAPVTLVRNMQLAIAVGFAAIATSVVGPLGFVGLIAPHAARRLAPAGMGLHLVLTALLGATLVGLADLVGRAAFAPTQIPAGILTSLIGVPVFVLLLMRSRHQSSH; translated from the coding sequence ATGTCGTCCGCCAATCCGCCCAGCCAGTTTGTCCTGCGCAGTCCCGCCGAACGCATTGCCCTGCGCCTGCCTGTGCGCGGCACAGTGTTCGCCGGCCTGCTTGTGGTCTGCCTGACCCTGGTCTCCTGCGTCAGTCTGGCTACCGGAAGTTACGGTGTCGCCTTAAGCGAAGTCTGGGAGACCCTGCGCGGCGTCACCATCAGCCGTGCCATCGACAATGTGGTCTGGGAGTTCCGCTTCCCGCGCACCATTTGCGCCGCCCTGGTCGGCGCCATGATGGCCCTGTCCGGCGCCGTTCTGCAGAACGCCACCCGCAATAGCCTCGCCGATCCCTCGCTTGTGGGGATCAGCCAGGGTGCTGCACTGGCCGTCGTCGGGCTCACGGTGATGTTCCCCGAACTCGATACCGGCCTGCGGCCGTGGATTGCCTTTGCCGGGTCCATCCTCGTCGCCGCGGCGATCCGCGCCCTGTCCCATACGCGCCAGGGCGGCAGCACCATTCGCTTCATCCTGATGGGCATCGGTCTCTCGGCGTTCATTTCGTCGCTGACCTCGATCCTGCTCACTTATGGGCAGATCGACCGCGCCATGGCGGCGCTGGCATGGCTGGCCGGGTCCATCAACGCCGCTAGCTGGAACGATGTCTGGACCCTGGCCGGTTGGACTGCCGTACTGTTCCCGGCCCTGATGCTGATCAGCCGCTCGATGAGCGCCATGCGTTTCGGAGAGGCGGCCGCAACGGGTCTCGGCGCGCCGGTTACCCTGGTGCGCAATATGCAACTGGCCATTGCCGTCGGTTTTGCCGCCATCGCCACTTCTGTGGTTGGCCCGCTCGGCTTTGTCGGCCTCATTGCCCCGCACGCCGCGCGGCGCCTGGCGCCGGCAGGCATGGGCCTTCACCTGGTGCTGACAGCCCTCTTAGGCGCCACGCTCGTGGGCCTCGCCGATCTTGTCGGTCGCGCCGCCTTTGCCCCGACACAAATTCCCGCCGGCATCCTCACATCGTTGATCGGCGTCCCCGTCTTCGTGCTGCTGCTGATGCGCAGCCGGCACCAGTCATCGCATTAA
- a CDS encoding ABC transporter substrate-binding protein, protein MSTRHFHTLLAASTAALLLAAPSLAQEFPLTIEHKFGTTVIPAKPERVASIDYAGIDNLLAVGVSPVTVRQWRPMDGFAHTAGPWAEHLLTTEPVLLEGDLDYEAIAATDPDLIVALYSGIDQDAYDKLSLIAPVVAVPADSSDYGLSWEDRARMVGRAVGEEARAESQIAAIDEQLTAIAAAHPQWSGMTAVLGGIDDGAPWAYSAYDVRAKFLYEMGFSQTPAMAEMDDPEEFWLELSPEQLEVIDADVLVYYVTDDLVEKTLAEPGREFLRASKNGGEVFLGNLPVAAMARVSLLSIPVALDAIVPMLEAATDGDAATVVPDARQ, encoded by the coding sequence ATGTCCACCCGGCATTTTCATACCCTGCTGGCAGCCAGCACCGCCGCCCTGCTGCTCGCTGCGCCTAGTCTGGCGCAGGAGTTTCCCCTGACCATCGAGCACAAGTTCGGCACTACCGTCATTCCGGCCAAGCCCGAGCGCGTGGCCAGCATCGACTATGCCGGCATCGACAATCTGCTGGCCGTCGGCGTCTCGCCGGTGACCGTGCGGCAGTGGCGTCCCATGGATGGATTTGCCCACACAGCCGGCCCATGGGCCGAGCACCTGCTGACCACCGAGCCGGTATTGCTTGAAGGCGACCTCGACTATGAAGCGATCGCCGCGACCGACCCGGACCTGATCGTGGCGCTCTATTCAGGCATCGACCAGGACGCCTACGACAAGCTCAGCCTGATCGCACCCGTCGTTGCGGTGCCCGCGGACTCCAGTGACTACGGTCTGTCCTGGGAAGATCGGGCGCGCATGGTTGGCCGTGCGGTCGGCGAGGAGGCTCGCGCCGAAAGCCAGATCGCAGCCATTGATGAGCAGTTGACCGCCATTGCCGCAGCGCATCCGCAATGGTCCGGCATGACCGCCGTTCTCGGCGGCATCGACGATGGAGCGCCGTGGGCCTATTCGGCTTACGATGTGCGTGCCAAGTTCCTGTACGAGATGGGATTTTCCCAGACGCCGGCCATGGCGGAGATGGATGATCCAGAAGAATTCTGGCTCGAACTGTCGCCCGAGCAGCTCGAAGTGATCGATGCGGACGTGTTGGTCTACTACGTCACCGACGACCTCGTGGAAAAGACCTTGGCCGAGCCGGGCCGCGAGTTTCTGCGCGCCAGCAAGAACGGCGGCGAGGTTTTCCTCGGCAACCTGCCGGTAGCCGCCATGGCGCGAGTGTCGCTGCTGTCCATTCCGGTTGCGCTCGATGCCATCGTCCCGATGCTCGAAGCCGCGACCGACGGCGATGCCGCGACCGTCGTTCCCGACGCGCGCCAGTAG
- a CDS encoding ABC transporter substrate-binding protein — protein MHMTKLGTLVVALALAFSIPAMAQETRSFTAANGTFDIPVAPQRIVALNDQIVALPLYELGAPVVGSAGRTDADGNHFMRGGMDTLGIDFANSDIGYVGGFNALDVEAIAALQPDLIIGGPYTDAAVAEQLQSVAPTLIINNNELGIIETLRTFADITGKTGNFEARLARYQSNVARTREWLETPEDISVAMTFVFPAGEEMWVYKHTGNLGAIAQVVRDLGFKEPAAVAALADNETNYSAELIQDLDADFIFGFYRQQPDATPATVRAAYETFAPGWCQALTACQNGQFLLLPGPTFGPTMTGLDLALELIESNITARPFTPFEE, from the coding sequence ATGCACATGACCAAACTCGGGACCCTGGTGGTCGCCCTGGCGCTCGCATTCTCCATTCCAGCCATGGCGCAGGAAACGCGCTCCTTTACGGCTGCCAATGGCACTTTCGACATTCCCGTGGCGCCGCAGCGCATCGTCGCGCTCAACGACCAGATCGTTGCCCTGCCGCTCTATGAATTGGGCGCTCCGGTGGTCGGCTCTGCCGGCCGCACTGATGCGGATGGCAATCACTTCATGCGCGGCGGCATGGATACGCTGGGCATCGATTTTGCCAACTCGGATATCGGATATGTCGGTGGATTCAACGCACTCGATGTCGAAGCTATCGCAGCGCTTCAGCCCGATCTGATCATCGGCGGACCTTACACCGACGCCGCCGTGGCCGAGCAGCTGCAGTCCGTGGCGCCGACCCTGATCATCAACAACAACGAGCTCGGCATTATCGAGACACTGCGCACGTTCGCCGATATCACCGGCAAGACCGGCAACTTCGAAGCCCGGCTGGCGCGTTATCAGAGCAATGTCGCCCGCACGCGCGAATGGCTGGAAACGCCCGAGGATATTTCGGTCGCCATGACCTTTGTCTTCCCGGCGGGCGAGGAGATGTGGGTTTACAAGCATACCGGCAATCTGGGTGCCATTGCCCAGGTCGTGCGCGATCTCGGCTTCAAGGAGCCCGCCGCAGTTGCCGCCCTGGCCGACAACGAGACCAATTATAGCGCCGAGCTGATCCAGGATCTCGATGCCGATTTCATCTTCGGTTTCTACCGCCAGCAGCCCGATGCCACGCCGGCGACGGTGCGCGCCGCCTACGAGACCTTCGCCCCGGGCTGGTGCCAGGCCCTGACCGCCTGCCAGAACGGCCAGTTCCTCCTGCTCCCCGGTCCGACCTTCGGCCCGACCATGACCGGCCTCGATCTGGCCCTGGAGCTGATCGAAAGCAATATCACGGCACGTCCCTTCACGCCCTTCGAAGAATAG
- a CDS encoding sucrase ferredoxin, with the protein MGKHVFCTDLCQQRGEPLEGLGDAPQRILMLAWPRGKWRTPRWESVDMSPALCKALHDAAMAGLHVALVDKVEAEGSLPTLHALPENIRTDIADEDELIVAIRNYVDGVMFDGTPDARTTIICCTDSRRDACCARNGFSTYKALVAIADPDKFNIVQATHIGGCRMAASLLVMPQRQRYGRMTAGLAPAFLAALERGEIFLPAYKGRSGQPEPAQVAELAAMRWAADHGHILREIPLEGDIPAETSEGMHLTLSAHVAGSHLAIRLHAQSFMVQGNCETVAEGGGEPMLRWCLDEVTAHSNT; encoded by the coding sequence ATGGGCAAGCACGTCTTCTGCACCGATCTTTGCCAGCAGCGCGGCGAGCCACTCGAAGGCCTTGGGGATGCGCCGCAGCGCATCCTCATGCTGGCCTGGCCGCGTGGAAAATGGCGCACGCCGCGTTGGGAGTCGGTCGATATGTCACCGGCTCTTTGCAAGGCCCTGCATGATGCCGCCATGGCGGGCCTGCATGTGGCGCTGGTGGACAAGGTGGAGGCAGAGGGCAGCTTGCCCACGCTTCATGCCCTGCCGGAAAATATCCGTACAGACATCGCTGACGAGGATGAACTCATTGTGGCCATCCGCAACTATGTGGATGGCGTCATGTTCGATGGCACCCCTGACGCGCGAACCACGATCATCTGCTGCACCGACAGCCGGCGCGACGCCTGCTGCGCCCGCAATGGTTTTTCCACCTACAAGGCCTTGGTGGCCATCGCCGACCCCGACAAGTTCAATATTGTCCAGGCCACCCATATCGGTGGCTGCCGCATGGCAGCGTCGCTGTTGGTGATGCCCCAGCGCCAGCGTTACGGGCGCATGACGGCCGGCCTGGCGCCCGCCTTTCTGGCAGCCCTTGAGCGCGGCGAGATATTTCTTCCCGCCTACAAGGGCCGTTCCGGCCAGCCGGAGCCGGCCCAGGTGGCCGAGCTGGCGGCCATGCGCTGGGCCGCCGATCATGGTCACATCCTCCGGGAGATACCGCTCGAAGGCGACATTCCCGCCGAGACCAGCGAGGGCATGCACCTGACCTTGAGTGCCCATGTGGCCGGGTCTCACCTGGCCATCCGCCTTCACGCCCAGAGCTTCATGGTTCAGGGCAATTGCGAAACCGTGGCGGAGGGTGGTGGAGAACCCATGCTGCGCTGGTGTCTCGACGAGGTGACGGCCCACAGCAACACCTGA
- a CDS encoding ABC transporter substrate-binding protein, producing the protein MVKPSLAAALIAALFSVVPAMAQDTRSFTDDLGRVVEIPADPLRIAALHDIELTVPLLELGAPVIASHARPGADGSQMIRASLLLTGQDIAQGHIADLGDNPVDLETLTAIDPDLIITTTWQQAAVEQLELIAPTIVIDTQSGLRDDYALYDILADITGTSDRLEALKARYQAQIDQLKRVADTSTTVSAFHAQNGNLSVWNPYSSFGRVLRDAGFRFPDLIENMPEGTSEQLSAEVLPNLDADVVFVSYRGDRGETPADANAELETTLPGYCALLTACQQGRMILLPREEGWATSYVGLTMIAYAMTTALGSLDFPPAQ; encoded by the coding sequence TTGGTCAAGCCATCCCTGGCTGCGGCGCTGATCGCAGCCCTCTTTTCCGTCGTCCCGGCCATGGCTCAGGACACGCGGAGTTTCACCGACGATCTGGGGCGGGTGGTCGAAATTCCGGCCGACCCGCTTCGCATCGCGGCACTGCATGACATCGAATTGACCGTGCCGCTGCTGGAACTGGGCGCACCGGTGATCGCCAGCCACGCCCGGCCGGGTGCCGACGGGTCGCAGATGATCCGTGCTTCGTTGCTGTTGACGGGGCAGGACATTGCCCAGGGTCACATCGCCGATCTTGGTGACAACCCGGTCGACCTTGAAACCCTCACCGCCATCGACCCCGATCTCATCATCACCACGACCTGGCAACAGGCCGCCGTCGAGCAGCTCGAACTGATTGCGCCGACCATTGTCATCGACACCCAGTCGGGTCTGCGCGACGATTACGCCCTTTACGACATTCTGGCCGATATCACCGGAACCAGTGACCGGCTCGAGGCCCTCAAGGCGCGCTACCAGGCGCAGATCGACCAGCTCAAGCGCGTCGCCGATACCAGCACTACGGTCAGCGCATTTCATGCCCAGAATGGCAATCTGTCGGTCTGGAATCCCTATTCGTCCTTCGGCCGGGTGCTGCGGGACGCCGGTTTCCGCTTTCCGGACCTCATCGAGAACATGCCCGAGGGCACCTCGGAACAGCTGAGCGCCGAGGTCCTGCCCAATCTCGATGCCGATGTCGTTTTCGTCAGTTATCGCGGCGATCGGGGGGAGACCCCGGCTGATGCCAATGCCGAACTGGAAACCACGCTGCCGGGCTACTGCGCCTTGCTTACCGCCTGCCAGCAGGGCCGGATGATCCTGCTGCCGCGCGAGGAAGGTTGGGCCACCTCCTATGTCGGTCTGACCATGATCGCCTATGCGATGACGACCGCGCTGGGGTCGCTCGACTTCCCACCTGCACAATAA
- a CDS encoding ABC transporter substrate-binding protein: MTIRKVLFGALVALPLIAASAFAQETRSFTDDLGRVVEVPVKPLRIVSLHDSNLTVPLLELGVVPVGSHGRTTEAGEPYIRSSAMLTGVDFSTSAIEFVGNLPADIEAVAALEPDLILTIPWQTAPLDQLEAIAPTIVFDSTTRRGIDMYQALAELTGTEDRLTSLEGRYQEQIAQIKKLVDVENTTVNVMQGNQGVFYVTHTYGGLGKILRDAGFTFPEAVEALGEGGEGEFTGERLPELDADVIFVTYRAEGGETAAIAEQALEAVMPGFCDFLHACREGQILYLPRDEGHSSSYAALSMTSFAVLTQLSGRNVVRRQQ, encoded by the coding sequence ATGACCATTCGCAAAGTCCTTTTCGGGGCGCTTGTCGCGCTCCCGCTCATCGCCGCCTCTGCCTTCGCGCAGGAGACACGCTCCTTCACCGACGATCTGGGTCGTGTGGTCGAGGTGCCCGTCAAACCCCTGCGCATCGTGTCCCTGCACGACAGCAATCTCACAGTGCCGCTGCTTGAACTGGGCGTCGTGCCGGTCGGCTCACATGGCCGCACCACTGAAGCGGGCGAGCCCTATATCCGGTCCAGCGCCATGCTGACGGGTGTGGATTTCTCCACCTCCGCCATCGAGTTCGTCGGCAATCTTCCGGCCGATATCGAGGCTGTCGCCGCTCTCGAACCGGACCTGATCCTCACGATTCCGTGGCAGACCGCGCCCCTCGACCAGTTGGAGGCCATTGCGCCCACCATCGTCTTCGACAGCACCACGCGCCGCGGCATCGACATGTATCAGGCGCTCGCCGAGCTCACCGGCACCGAGGACAGGCTGACCAGCCTCGAAGGCCGGTACCAGGAGCAGATCGCCCAGATCAAGAAATTGGTGGATGTCGAGAACACCACCGTCAATGTCATGCAGGGCAATCAAGGGGTGTTCTACGTCACCCACACCTATGGCGGTCTCGGCAAGATCCTGCGCGACGCCGGCTTCACCTTCCCTGAAGCGGTCGAAGCCCTGGGCGAAGGTGGCGAGGGCGAGTTCACCGGCGAGCGCCTGCCTGAACTCGATGCAGACGTCATCTTCGTCACCTATCGCGCAGAAGGGGGCGAGACAGCCGCTATCGCCGAACAGGCCCTCGAAGCCGTCATGCCGGGCTTCTGTGATTTCCTCCACGCCTGCCGCGAGGGGCAAATTCTCTACCTGCCGCGCGACGAGGGACATTCCAGCTCCTACGCCGCCCTCAGCATGACCAGCTTTGCCGTGCTCACCCAGCTCTCCGGCCGCAACGTCGTCCGCCGCCAGCAATAG
- a CDS encoding Ppx/GppA phosphatase family protein yields MTESDRSAADSAVLAGAGSGESSGTPRSDRGALAPPPAGSRQTHNSAPRRARGPLYAALDLGTNNCRLLIARPHERGFRVIDGFTRIVRLGEGVSVTGRLSDAAMERTIEALRQCRNKLRDHQPARMRLIATEACRAAENGPAFLARVRDELGIELEIVDRRTEAELAVTGCADLIDAGADGALMFDIGGGSSELAWLDFRGGRPKQQGRMSASIRSWQSLPVGVVSIAEKFGGVDVTPQVFEAMVAYVAEQLRQFRGREKLRQMISTNPVHLIGTSGTVTTLAGLHLGLERYERQKVDGLWLRRDQVDDTMRILLGMPFERRVAHPCIGKDRADLVLPGCAIFEAIRREWPTERVRVADRGLREGILISLMDQDRPYKRPNRYPRRQSNGQ; encoded by the coding sequence GTGACCGAGTCTGATCGGTCCGCCGCTGACTCGGCCGTTTTGGCCGGGGCAGGGTCCGGTGAATCGTCCGGGACGCCCCGGAGCGATCGCGGCGCCTTGGCGCCTCCGCCGGCCGGTTCGCGGCAGACCCATAATTCAGCGCCACGCCGCGCCCGGGGCCCGCTTTATGCGGCACTCGACCTGGGCACCAACAATTGCCGCCTCCTGATCGCTCGCCCCCACGAACGCGGTTTCCGCGTCATTGATGGCTTTACCCGAATCGTCCGGCTGGGCGAGGGCGTCTCGGTCACCGGGCGGTTGTCCGACGCGGCCATGGAGCGCACCATCGAGGCTTTGCGCCAATGCCGCAACAAGCTGCGTGACCACCAGCCCGCGCGGATGCGCCTCATTGCCACCGAAGCCTGCCGCGCCGCCGAGAACGGTCCCGCCTTTCTGGCGCGGGTCAGGGATGAGCTTGGCATCGAGCTCGAAATCGTCGATCGCCGCACCGAGGCCGAACTTGCCGTCACCGGATGCGCCGATCTCATCGATGCGGGAGCCGATGGCGCCCTGATGTTCGATATCGGCGGCGGCTCTTCGGAATTGGCCTGGCTCGATTTCCGCGGCGGCCGTCCCAAGCAGCAGGGGCGCATGTCGGCATCCATCCGCTCCTGGCAGTCGCTGCCCGTGGGCGTGGTTTCCATTGCCGAAAAATTTGGTGGCGTCGATGTGACGCCGCAGGTCTTCGAGGCCATGGTGGCCTATGTCGCCGAGCAGTTGCGCCAGTTTCGCGGGCGCGAAAAGCTGCGGCAGATGATCAGCACCAACCCGGTGCATCTGATCGGCACATCTGGCACGGTGACCACCCTTGCCGGTCTTCACCTGGGCCTGGAGCGCTATGAACGCCAGAAGGTCGACGGGCTCTGGCTGCGGCGGGACCAGGTGGACGACACCATGCGCATCCTTTTGGGCATGCCCTTCGAGCGGCGCGTGGCCCATCCCTGCATCGGCAAGGATCGTGCCGACCTGGTGCTCCCCGGCTGCGCCATTTTCGAGGCGATCCGGCGCGAATGGCCGACCGAGAGGGTGCGTGTGGCCGATCGCGGACTGCGCGAAGGCATCCTGATCTCGCTCATGGACCAGGATCGGCCTTACAAGCGGCCCAACCGTTATCCGAGGAGGCAGTCCAATGGCCAATAA